A stretch of the Neofelis nebulosa isolate mNeoNeb1 chromosome 1, mNeoNeb1.pri, whole genome shotgun sequence genome encodes the following:
- the AMER2 gene encoding APC membrane recruitment protein 2 isoform X2 — MQTPMTGAWRERTADESGLARSVSMATSGRGGGGGGGGDRASAGGCRRKAAAAAGTLAADMDSHCDCAAETPAAEQPSGRINKAAFKLFRKRKSGGAMPSIFGVKNKGDAKGSGPTGMARSRTHDGLAEVLVLESGKKEEPRGGGGGGGGRPGAAAAAAAAAAAAAGGAPRAAGPGGGSAAPSAVAKSHSFFSLLRKNGRPDSGRGEPADASRAGGKQKRGLKGLFSSMRWPKKDKRAKAEAKGERAGAPGGLVLPGSLTASLECVKEETPAPAPAPARQPEQPRGDAPPEPAAGCGDIIADPEDEAGPSCDKHAPGPGKPALSKKNPGVVAYQGGGEEMASPDELDDTYLQEFWDMLSQTEDQARGPQEAAATAAAAAAALDAQVGPETPKDARCAEGAKDVPLGKHRRLNRVPMELHPKEEPKPPEKEQQEGVPNSDEGYWDSTTPGPEEDSAGGGGGGGRKAAIPRDSYSGDALYDLYSDPDAGPAVVPASEETACLSRLKPVSPVTITCPLRTPGSLLKDSKIPISIKHLANLPSSHPVAHQQPVRSEMPRTKIPVSKVLVRRVSNRGLAGTTIRAAACHDTAKKL, encoded by the exons ATGCAGACCCCGATGACAGGGGCCTGGCGCGAGCGCACGGCTGACGAAAGCGGCTTAGCCCGCTCGGTTTCCATGGCGACGagcgggcgcggcggcggcggcggcggcggcggcgaccgCGCGTCCGCGGGGGGCTGCAGGAGGaaggcggcggccgcggccgggACCCTCGCGGCAGACATGGACTCGCACTGCGACTGTGCCGCCGAGACGCCGGCCGCCGAGCAGCCGTCGGGGAGGATCAACAAGGCCGCGTTCAAGTTGTTCAGGAAGAGGAAATCGGGCGGCGCGATGCCCAGCATTTTCGGGGTCAAAAACAAAGGGGACGCGAAAGGCTCGGGTCCGACGGGGATGGCGAGGAGCCGGACCCACGACGGCCTGGCCGAGGTGCTGGTGCTGGAGAGCGGCAAGAAGGAGGAGccgcgcggcggcggcgggggcggcgggggccggccgggcgcggcggcggcggcggcggcggcggcggcggcggcggcggggggcgccCCCAGGGCGGCGGGCCCCGGCGGGGGCTCCGCGGCCCCCAGCGCCGTGGCCAAGTCGCACAGCTTCTTCTCCCTGCTGAGGAAGAACGGGCGGCCGGACAGCGGCCGGGGCGAGCCCGCGGACGCGAGCAGGGCCGGCGGCAAACAAAAGAGGGGGCTCAAGGGGCTCTTCAGCAGCATGCGCTGGCCCAAGAAGGACAAGCGGGCCAAGGCGGAGGCCAAGGGCGAGCGCGCGGGGGCGCCGGGCGGCCTGGTCCTGCCGGGCTCGCTCACCGCCAGCCTGGAGTGCGTCAAGGAGGAgacgcccgcgcccgcgcccgcgcccgcgcgcCAGCCGGAGCAGCCGCGCGGGGACGCGCCGCCAGAGCCAGCAGCAG GCTGCGGAGATATTATTGCAGACCCGGAGGACGAGGCGGGTCCCAGCTGCGACAAGCATGCCCCCGGGCCTGGCAAGCCAGCCCTGTCTAAAAAGAACCCCGGCGTGGTGGCCTACCAGGGCGGAGGGGAGGAGATGGCGAGCCCGGACGAGCTGGACGACACCTATCTCCAGGAGTTCTGGGACATGCTGTCGCAGACCGAGGACCAGGCACGAGGGCCCCAGGAGGCAGCGgccacggcggcggcggcggcggcggccctgGACGCCCAGGTGGGGCCGGAGACCCCCAAAGACGCCAGGTGCGCAGAAGGGGCCAAGGACGTGCCGTTGGGCAAGCACCGGAGGCTCAACCGGGTTCCCATGGAGCTCCATCCCAAGGAGGAGCCCAAACCCCCGGAGAAGGAGCAGCAGGAGGGCGTCCCCAACAGCGACGAGGGCTACTGGGATTCCACCACTCCGGGCCCGGAGGAGGACagcgccggcggcggcggcggcggcggcaggaaGGCGGCCATCCCCCGGGATAGCTACAGCGGGGACGCGCTCTACGACCTCTACTCCGATCCGGATGCGGGCCCGGCCGTCGTCCCCGCCAGCGAGGAGACGGCCTGCTTGTCCCGGTTAAAGCCCGTGTCCCCGGTCACCATCACCTGCCCGCTGCGCACACCAGGCAGCCTGCTGAAGGACTCTAAAATCCCCATCAGCATCAAGCACCTCGCGAACCTCCCGTCCAGCCATCCCGTAGCGCACCAGCAACCGGTCAGGAGTGAGATGCCCAGAACAAAAATCCCGGTTTCCAAAGTGCTGGTCCGCAGGGTCAGCAACAGGGGCTTGGCTGGGACCACCATCCGGGCAGCGGCGTGCCACGACACTGCCAAAAAGTTGTGA
- the AMER2 gene encoding APC membrane recruitment protein 2 isoform X1, with protein MQTPMTGAWRERTADESGLARSVSMATSGRGGGGGGGGDRASAGGCRRKAAAAAGTLAADMDSHCDCAAETPAAEQPSGRINKAAFKLFRKRKSGGAMPSIFGVKNKGDAKGSGPTGMARSRTHDGLAEVLVLESGKKEEPRGGGGGGGGRPGAAAAAAAAAAAAAGGAPRAAGPGGGSAAPSAVAKSHSFFSLLRKNGRPDSGRGEPADASRAGGKQKRGLKGLFSSMRWPKKDKRAKAEAKGERAGAPGGLVLPGSLTASLECVKEETPAPAPAPARQPEQPRGDAPPEPAAGEPGGGQPGPAPAARAPAPDRRRAPGPAAPRAEGARGEDAAGHRRAEEPRAPPEPGAGEEAHPAEEACRTGDAPAPPVPLLDAECGGRAAAAPDPSSVDPPSDPSADRICLMFSDVTSLKSFDSLTGCGDIIADPEDEAGPSCDKHAPGPGKPALSKKNPGVVAYQGGGEEMASPDELDDTYLQEFWDMLSQTEDQARGPQEAAATAAAAAAALDAQVGPETPKDARCAEGAKDVPLGKHRRLNRVPMELHPKEEPKPPEKEQQEGVPNSDEGYWDSTTPGPEEDSAGGGGGGGRKAAIPRDSYSGDALYDLYSDPDAGPAVVPASEETACLSRLKPVSPVTITCPLRTPGSLLKDSKIPISIKHLANLPSSHPVAHQQPVRSEMPRTKIPVSKVLVRRVSNRGLAGTTIRAAACHDTAKKL; from the coding sequence ATGCAGACCCCGATGACAGGGGCCTGGCGCGAGCGCACGGCTGACGAAAGCGGCTTAGCCCGCTCGGTTTCCATGGCGACGagcgggcgcggcggcggcggcggcggcggcggcgaccgCGCGTCCGCGGGGGGCTGCAGGAGGaaggcggcggccgcggccgggACCCTCGCGGCAGACATGGACTCGCACTGCGACTGTGCCGCCGAGACGCCGGCCGCCGAGCAGCCGTCGGGGAGGATCAACAAGGCCGCGTTCAAGTTGTTCAGGAAGAGGAAATCGGGCGGCGCGATGCCCAGCATTTTCGGGGTCAAAAACAAAGGGGACGCGAAAGGCTCGGGTCCGACGGGGATGGCGAGGAGCCGGACCCACGACGGCCTGGCCGAGGTGCTGGTGCTGGAGAGCGGCAAGAAGGAGGAGccgcgcggcggcggcgggggcggcgggggccggccgggcgcggcggcggcggcggcggcggcggcggcggcggcggcggggggcgccCCCAGGGCGGCGGGCCCCGGCGGGGGCTCCGCGGCCCCCAGCGCCGTGGCCAAGTCGCACAGCTTCTTCTCCCTGCTGAGGAAGAACGGGCGGCCGGACAGCGGCCGGGGCGAGCCCGCGGACGCGAGCAGGGCCGGCGGCAAACAAAAGAGGGGGCTCAAGGGGCTCTTCAGCAGCATGCGCTGGCCCAAGAAGGACAAGCGGGCCAAGGCGGAGGCCAAGGGCGAGCGCGCGGGGGCGCCGGGCGGCCTGGTCCTGCCGGGCTCGCTCACCGCCAGCCTGGAGTGCGTCAAGGAGGAgacgcccgcgcccgcgcccgcgcccgcgcgcCAGCCGGAGCAGCCGCGCGGGGACGCGCCGCCAGAGCCAGCAGCAGGTGAGCCCGGAGGGGGGCAGCCGGGGCCGGCCCCCGCCGCTCGCGCCCCCGCGCCGGACCGCCGACGGGCCCCCGGCCCCGCGGCGCCTCGGGCCGAGGGCGCCCGGGGAGAGGACGCCGCGGGGCACCGGCGCGCCGAGGAGCCCCGGGCACCCCCGGAGCCGGGCGCGGGGGAGGAGGCGCACCCGGCCGAGGAAGCCTGCAGGACAGGTGACGCTCCGGCACCGCCCGTCCCCCTGCTCGACGCGGAGTGCGGCGGCCGGGCGGCGGCCGCCCCCGACCCTTCCTCTGTCGATCCGCCCTCAGACCCGTCGGCCGATCGtatttgtttgatgttttctgACGTGACTTCACTGAAAAGCTTTGACTCTCTTACAGGCTGCGGAGATATTATTGCAGACCCGGAGGACGAGGCGGGTCCCAGCTGCGACAAGCATGCCCCCGGGCCTGGCAAGCCAGCCCTGTCTAAAAAGAACCCCGGCGTGGTGGCCTACCAGGGCGGAGGGGAGGAGATGGCGAGCCCGGACGAGCTGGACGACACCTATCTCCAGGAGTTCTGGGACATGCTGTCGCAGACCGAGGACCAGGCACGAGGGCCCCAGGAGGCAGCGgccacggcggcggcggcggcggcggccctgGACGCCCAGGTGGGGCCGGAGACCCCCAAAGACGCCAGGTGCGCAGAAGGGGCCAAGGACGTGCCGTTGGGCAAGCACCGGAGGCTCAACCGGGTTCCCATGGAGCTCCATCCCAAGGAGGAGCCCAAACCCCCGGAGAAGGAGCAGCAGGAGGGCGTCCCCAACAGCGACGAGGGCTACTGGGATTCCACCACTCCGGGCCCGGAGGAGGACagcgccggcggcggcggcggcggcggcaggaaGGCGGCCATCCCCCGGGATAGCTACAGCGGGGACGCGCTCTACGACCTCTACTCCGATCCGGATGCGGGCCCGGCCGTCGTCCCCGCCAGCGAGGAGACGGCCTGCTTGTCCCGGTTAAAGCCCGTGTCCCCGGTCACCATCACCTGCCCGCTGCGCACACCAGGCAGCCTGCTGAAGGACTCTAAAATCCCCATCAGCATCAAGCACCTCGCGAACCTCCCGTCCAGCCATCCCGTAGCGCACCAGCAACCGGTCAGGAGTGAGATGCCCAGAACAAAAATCCCGGTTTCCAAAGTGCTGGTCCGCAGGGTCAGCAACAGGGGCTTGGCTGGGACCACCATCCGGGCAGCGGCGTGCCACGACACTGCCAAAAAGTTGTGA